In a single window of the Magnolia sinica isolate HGM2019 chromosome 7, MsV1, whole genome shotgun sequence genome:
- the LOC131251538 gene encoding pectinesterase-like, translating into MDKLTLYFFSVCLFSALRVLKGDKISSCSQTPYPEICDSLISTTPLSTLDDTQFGFRDLALQATVDHAEQAYQLMSNMDLFSLDDRAKMAWTDCVELFEDTISHLNRSLGSTNPGRFEDAQTWLSAAVANEQTCQNGFIELNSTSHLASLPIMFGNISKLLSNSLAINKAVATSTAALSSKSGGGRRLLAGNFPNWVSATERKLLQSSTTASKADLVVAKDGSGNYKTISEAVAASSKLRSGTKRFIIYVKAGVYSENVEIKKMKNLMFIGDGIDATIVTSNKNVQDGSTTFRSATFAVTGDGFIARDMTFQNTAGPQKHQAVALRSGADFSVFYKCSFKGYQDTLYVYSQRQFYRDCDIYGTIDFIFGDAAAVIQNCNIYVRRPMSNQKNTVTAQGRSDPNENTGISIHNSRIMAASDLRPVQGSINTYLGRPWKKYSRTVIMKTDLGDLINPAGWLEWSGSFGLSTLYYGEYMNTGSGAATGRRVKWAGFHVITSAAEAGKYTAGSFLGGGSWIPASGVPYTSGL; encoded by the exons ATGGATAAGCTTACACTATATTTCTTTAGTGTGTGTCTTTTTTCAGCCCTTAGAGTCTTGAAAGGTGACAAAATATCATCATGTAGCCAAACCCCATATCCTGAAATCTGTGATTCTCTTATTAGTACTACTCCTCTATCAACCCTTGATGACACCCAATTCGGATTCCGTGATTTAGCCCTCCAGGCCACTGTGGACCATGCCGAACAGGCTTACCAGCTCATGTCAAACATGGACCTATTCTCTTTGGACGATCGAGCTAAGATGGCATGGACTGATTGTGTGGAGCTTTTCGAAGACACAATTAGCCACCTTAATCGCTCACTTGGGTCCACAAATCCAGGTCGCTTCGAAGATGCTCAGACATGGTTAAGTGCGGCGGTCGCCAACGAACAAACGTGCCAAAATGGATTCATCGAGCTCAATTCAACATCGCATTTAGCCTCCTTACCAATCATGTTTGGCAACATATCAAAACTTCTTAGCAACTCACTGGCAATTAATAAGGCAGTGGCTACATCAACCGCCGCTCTATCTAGTAAATCAGGCGGTGGTCGACGGCTACTTGCTGGCAATTTCCCAAATTGGGTTTCAGCCACTGAGAGGAAGCTTCTCCAATCATCCACCACAGCCTCAAAAGCTGATCTTGTGGTAGCCAAAGACGGATCTGGCAATTACAAAACTATTTCAGAAGCTGTCGCCGCTTCTTCGAAGCTAAGGAGTGGAACTAAGAGATTCATTATATATGTTAAAGCTGGTGTTTATAGTGAAAACGTGGAGATTAAGAAAATGAAGAATCTGATGTTTATCGGCGACGGCATCGATGCTACTATCGTCACCAGCAACAAGAATGTTCAAGATGGTTCGACGACTTTCCGATCAGCAACCTTTG CGGTCACCGGAGACGGCTTCATCGCCCGAGACATGACGTTCCAGAACACGGCTGGGCCACAGAAACATCAGGCGGTCGCGCTCCGATCAGGAGCAGACTTCTCAGTATTCTACAAATGCAGCTTCAAGGGCTACCAAGATACGTTATACGTCTACTCCCAGCGACAATTCTACAGAGATTGCGATATTTATGGAAcaattgattttatatttggagATGCAGCAGCAGTCATCCAAAACTGCAATATATATGTAAGACGGCCCATGAGCAATCAAAAGAATACGGTGACCGCTCAAGGAAGATCGGACCCGAATGAAAACACTGGCATTTCAATCCACAATTCAAGGATCATGGCAGCATCAGACCTGAGGCCCGTACAAGGGTCGATCAATACATATCTGGGCCGTCCATGGAAGAAGTATTCAAGGACCGTGATCATGAAGACGGATCTCGGTGATCTGATTAATCCTGCAGGGTGGCTTGAATGGAGTGGGAGTTTTGGTTTAAGTACTCTTTACTATGGAGAGTATATGAATACTGGCAGTGGGGCTGCCACCGGTAGGCGAGTGAAATGGGCTGGGTTTCATGTTATCACGAGTGCAGCGGAGGCCGGAAAATATACCGCCGGCAGTTTCTTGGGTGGGGGTTCATGGATTCCGGCAAGTGGGGTGCCTTATACTTCAGGGCTTTGA